CACGTCAACGGCAAGGACGACCTCTGGGCGCTGATGATCGACCGGGTGTCCCGGGAGCTGGCCGCACCGGACGGGGCGACGGACTGGCGGGAGGTGCTGCGCTCCTACGCCCTCCAGACCCGGGACCTGATGCTCGCCCACCCGTGGATGGCGGTCATGCCCACCCCGGTGATCATGCTGACGCCGTCGCGGATGGCCGTGGCGGAACGGCAGTTGGCCGCGCTCGCCGTCTGCGGCCTGGACGCCGACTCGGTGATGGCCGCGTTCCGGACCGTCACCTCCTTCGTGCATGGTTCCGCCCAGACCGAGATCGGCATGCGGGAGTACCAGGAACGCCACGGCTGGACCAGCGGCGACGAGACCCGCCGGGCCCTCGCCCCGCAGATGGTCTACCTGATGAGCACGGGCCGCTATCCGACCTACGACCAGTACGCCCTCAGCGCTACCCGCAAGGACGACCGGGCCTGGGAGTTCGCCTTCGGCCTCGACTGCGTGCTCGACGGCATCGCGCAGCGCCTCGGGATCTGACGGGGGCGTACGCGAAAGAAGCCCCGGCCCTCCTGGACGGAGGAGAGCCGGGGCTCCCGCTGTGAGGGGCGTCTAGTACGAGGAACCCGACGCGCCCAGTGACCCCGTGGGGTGCCAGACCGTTTTCGTCTCCAGGAACGCCGTCATGCGGTCGATGCCGGGCGTCTCCGCGTAATCCACAGGCTGTGGACGGAGAACGCGCTTGAGGTTGTCGGCCGCGGCGATCTCCAGTTCCTTCGCCAGGACCTCGTCGGCGCCCGCGAGGTCGATCGCGTTGACGTCCTGGTGGGCCGCCAGCGGGGTCGCGATCTCCGCCGTGCGGCCCGAGAGGACGTTGACCACGCCGCCGGGGACGTCCGAGGTGGCCAGTACCTCCGCCAGGGACAGCGCGGGGAGCGGGGACCTCTCGCTCGCCACCACGACCGCCGTGTTGCCGGTCGCGATCACCGGGGCGACGACCGACACCAGGCCCAGGAAGGACGACTCCTGCGGGGCCAGGACCGCCACCACGCCCGTCGGCTCGGGGGAGGAGAGGTTGAAGAACGGACCCGCCACCGGGTTGCCGCCCCCGACCACCTGGGCGATCTTGTCGGTCCAGCCCGCGTACCAGACCCAGCGGTCGATCGTGGCGTCCACGACCGCCGCCGCCTTGGACTTCGACAGCCCCTCGGCGTCGGCCACCTCACGGGTGAACTGGTCGCGGCGGCCCTCCAGCATCTCGGCGACGCGGTAGAGGACCTGGCCGCGGTTGTACGCCGTCGCGCCGGACCAGCCGCCGAACGCCTTGCGGGCGGCCACTACCGCGTCACGGGCGTCCTTGCGGGAGGACAGGGGTGCGTTCGCCAGCCACTTGCCCTTCGAGTCGGTCACCTCGTACACCCGGCCGCTCTCGGAACGCGGGAACTTTCCGCCCACGTACAGCTTGTAGGTCTTCAGTACGGTGAGTCGCTCAGACATCAAGGTACGCCTCCAGGCCGTGGCGGCCGCCCTCGCGGCCGAAGCCCGACTCCTTGTAGCCGCCGAACGGCGAGGTGGGGTCGAACTTGTTGAACGTGTTGGACCAGACGACGCCCGCGCGGAGCTTGTTCGCGACCGCCAGGATGCGGGAGCCCTTCTCCGTCCAGATGCCGGCGGAGAGGCCGTACGGCGTGTTGTTGGCCTTGGCGACCGCCTCGTCCGGGGTGCGGAAGGTCAGCACCGACAGCACCGGGCCGAAGATCTCGTCGCGGGCGACGGTGTGCGCCTGGGTGACGTTCGTGAAGAGCGTCGGGGCGAACCAGTAGCCGCTCTCCGGAAGTTCACAGGCCGGCGACCAGCGCTCGGCGCCCTCCGCCTCGCCCTGCTCGACGAGGGAGGTGATGCGGGTGAGCTGTTCCTCGGAGTTGATCGCGCCGATGTCCGTGTTCTTGTCGAGCGGGTCGCCCAGGCGGAGCGTCGACAGCCGGCGCTTCAGGGACTCCAGCAGCTCGTCCTGGATCGACTCCTGGACCAGCAGGCGGCTGCCCGCGCAGCAGACCTGGCCCTGGTTGAAGAAGATGCCGTTGACGATGCCCTCGACGGCCTGGTCCAGGGGCGCGTCGTCGAAGACGATGTTGGCGCCCTTGCCGCCCAGTTCGAGCGTGACCTTCTTGGGGGTGCCGGCGACCGTGCGGGCGATCTCCTTGCCGACGGCCGTGGAGCCGGTGAAGGCGACCTTGTTCACGTCCGGGTGGACGACCAGCGCCGCGCCCGCGCCGCCGTAGCCGGGGAGGATGTTGACGACGCCCTTGGGCAGGCCCGCCTGGCGGCAGATGTCCGCGAAGAACAGCGCCGACAGCGGGGTGGTCTCGGCCGGCTTCAGCACGACCGTGTTGCCGGTCGCGAGCGCCGGGGCGATCTTCCACGCCAGCATCAGCAGCGGGAAGTTCCAGGGGATGACCTGGCCCGCCACGCCCAGCGGCCGCGGGTTCGCGCCGAAGCCGGCGTGGTCGAGCTTGTCGGCCCAGCCGGCGTAGTAGAAGAAGTGCGCCGCGACCAGGGGGAGGTCCGCGTCGCGGGTCTCCTTGATCGGCTTGCCGTTGTCGAGGGTTTCGAGGACGGCGAGCTCGCGGGAGCGCTCCTGGATGATCCGCGCGATGCGGAACAGGTACTTGGCGCGCTCCGAGCCGGGCAGCGCCGACCACTTCTCGAAGGCCTTGCGCGCGGCCTGCACCGCGCGGTCGACGTCCGCCTCACCGGCCTGGGCGATCTCGGAGAGCACCTCCTCGGTGCTCGGCGAGACCGTCTTGAAGACCTTGCCGTCGGCCGCCTCCACGAACTCGCCGTCGATGAACAGGCCGTACGAGGGCGCGATGTCGACGACCGAGCGCGACTCGGGGGCCGGTGCGTATGCGAATACCGATGCCATGGTGATCAGTCCACCGTCACGTAGTCGGGGCCGGAGTAGCGGCCGGTGGCCAGCTTCTGGCGCTGCATCAGCAGGTCGTTCAGCAGCGAGGAGGCGCCGAAGCGGAACCAGTGGTTGTCCAGCCAGTCCTCGCCGGCGGTCTCGTTGACCAGCACGAGGAACTTGATGGCGTCCTTCGAGGTGCGGATGCCGCCGGCCGGCTTCACGCCGACCTGGATGCCGGTCTGTGCACGGAAGTCACGCACCGCCTCCAGCATGAGAAGCGTGTTCGCCGGGGTCGCGTTGACGGCGACCTTTCCGGTGGACGTCTTGATGAAGTCCGCGCCCGCCAGCATCCCGAGCCAGCTCGCGCGGCGGATGTTGTCGTACGTCGACAGCTCGCCTGTCTCGAAGATGACCTTCAGGCGCGCTGACGTGCCGCAGGCCTCCTTCACGGCGGTGATCTCGTCGTACACCTTCAAGTATCGGCCCGCGAGGAACGCCCCGCGGTCGATGACCATGTCGATCTCGTCGGCGCCCGCGGCGACGGCCTCGCGGACGTCGGCCAGCTTGACGGTGAGCGGGGCGCGCCCGGCCGGGAACGCCGTGGCGACGGAGGCGACCTTCACGCCGGAGCCGGCGACGGCCTCCTTGGCCACGGCCACCATGTCCGGATAGACGCAGACCGCGGCCGTCGTGGGCGCCGTACGGTCGGTCGGGTCGGGCCGGACCGCCTTCGCGCCGAGCGCCCGGACCTTGCCCGGGGTGTCCGCGCCTTCCAGCGTCGTCAGGTCGACCATCGAGATGGCGAGGTCGATGGCGAACGCCTTGGCGGTCGTCTTGATCGAACGGGTACCGAGGGAGGCCGCACGCCCCTCCAGTCCGACCGCGTCGACGCCGGGGAGCCCGTGGAGGAAGCGGCGCAGCGCGCTGTCGGACGAGGTGACGTCCTTGAGGGGGTGAGCTGCGGTGAGTGCAGAACTGGGCATGGTCACCAGACGAGCATATCTACGCGCGTAGCGGCTGTACAGCCCCCGGTTTTGCCCGGGTGGGGTTGGGGTGGCCGACCTACGGTCCGGCAGAATCGAGGCATGACGAGCCCCGAGTCCCAGTCGCCCCCGCCGCAGCCTCCGGAGCCCGAGTCCAAGGACCGGGTGTACCGGTCGGTTCCGGCCATCGCCGGTGGCGTGCTGCTGCTGGCCATCGCCGGGTGGCTCGGCATCGACGCGCTGATATCGGGCGAGGGGCGTACGCCGTGGATGGCGCTCGCCGTGCTGATCCTGATCGTGCCGCTGGTCGTCGCCTTCACGCTGCGGCCCGCCGTGTACGCGGGAGACGACCGGCTGCGCATCCGCAACCCGTTCCGCGTCATCGTGCTGCCCTGGGGGCAGATCGCCTCGCTGAAGTCCGCCTACTCGAACGAGGTCCTCACCGAGTCCGGCGCCAAGTACCAGCTCTGGGCCGTGCCCGTCTCGCTGCGCGCCCGCAAGAAGGCCGCCCGGCGTGAGATGCGGGCGACTGCGCAGGCGCGGCGGGAGATGGGGCGGGACGAGGGGCGCGGCAGTGCGCTCGGGATGCGGGCGGGGCTGGGCGACGGCCTCGGCGGGGGGCCCGTGTCCGACGGGCCCGTGCGGGCGGAGACCGACCGGATCATGGACGAGCTGCGGGGGTTGCACGAGGCACGGCACCAGGCGGAGACGGCGCGGGGGGACGTGACCGTGCGGTGGGCCTACGAGGTGGTGGGGCCGGCGGTTGTGGGAGCGCTGCTGGTGTTGATTCTGGTGCTGGCGGGCTGACGGGGCGGGCCTTGGGCCTCGGGGCGTCTGTCAGCCTGGGGAAGGGCGGCCCCGGGCCGGGATGCTCGGCTTCGCCGGGGCCGTCTGGTCGGACTGTTTCAGATACCTGCGGCGGTCGACAGGTCGCGCTTGATCGACTCCAGTAGGTCCGTCGCCTGTGCGCGGGCCGTGGGGAGGTCGGCGTGGGCGGCGACCGGGACCACGACCTCCAGGTAGCACTTCAGCTTCGGCTCCGTGCCGCTCGGGCGGACGATCACCCGGGCGCCGTCGAGGGTGTAGCGCAGGCCGTCGGTGGGCGGGAGGGTGCCCGTGCCCTGGGTGAGGTCGTCGGTGCGGGTGATCGGCAGGCCGGCGAGTTGGGCCGGGGGCTGTTCCCGCAGGCGGCGCATCGCGGCCGCGATGAGGGAGAGGTCCTCGACGCGGACCGAGAGCTGGTCCGTGGCGTGCAGGCCGTGTTCCACGGCCAGGTCGTCGAGAAGGTCCAGGAGGGTGCGGCCCTCCTCCTTGAGCTGTGAGGCCAGTTCCGTGATCAGGAGTGCCGCCGTGATGCCGTCCTTGTCGCGTACGCCGTCCGGGTCGACGCAGTAGCCGAGGGCCTCCTCGTAGCCGTAGCGCAGGCCCTCGGCGCGGGCGATCCACTTGAAGCCGGTGAGCGTCTCGACGTGGGGGAGGCCTGCCTTCTCGGCGATACGGCCGAGGAGGGAGGACGAGACGATCGACTCGGCGAAGGTGCCGGTCGCTCCGCGGCGGACCAGGTGGGCGGCGAGGAGGGCGCCGACCTCGTCGCCGCGGAGCATGCGCCAGTCGTCGCCGTCCTGCACGGCGACGGCGCAGCGGTCCGCGTCCGGGTCGTTGGCGATGATCAGGTCGGGGGCGGGGGTGGTCGCGCGGGCCTTCGCGAATGCCAGGTCCATCGCGCCGGGCTCCTCCGGGTTGGGGAACGCGACGGTCGGGAAGTCCGGGTCGGGGTCGGCCTGCTCCGCGACGAGGGCCGGTTCCGGGAAGCCGGCGCGGGCGAAGGCGGCGAGGAGGACGTCCTTGCCGACGCCGTGCATCGCCGTGTACACCGTGCGGGCGGTGCGGGGGGAATCCTTGGCCAGGACGGCGTCGGTGCGGGCGAGGTAGGCGTCGAGGACGCCGTCGTCGAGGGTGTCCCAGCCTTCGGTGGGGCGGCGGACGGTGGCCAGGGACGGGACGGCGGCGATCTCCGTCGCGATGTCGATGTCCGCCGGGGGGACGATCTGGGAGCCGTCGCCGAGGTACACCTTGTAGCCGTTGTCGCGGGGCGGGTTGTGGCTGGCGGTGACCTCTACGCCGGCGACCGCGCCGAGGTGCCTTATCGCGAAGGCGAGGACGGGGGTGGGGAGGGGGCGGGGGAGGACGGCGGCGCGGAGGCCGGCGCCGGTCATGACGGCGGCGGTGTCGCGGGCGAAGTCGTGCGACTTGTGGCGGGCGTCGTAGCCGATGACGACCAGGCCGTCGTGGTGGCCCTGCTTCTTGAGATACGCGGCGAGGCCGGCGGCCGCGCGGATGACGACCGAGCTGTTCATGCGCATGGGACCGGCGCCGAGTTCGCCACGGAGGCCGGCGGTGCCGAACTGGAGGGTGCCGCTGAAGCGGGCGGCGAGTTCGGTGTGGTCCTGGGCGTCGATGAGGCGGGCGAGCTCGGTGCGGGTTTCCGGGTCGGGGTCCTCGGTGAGCCACGCCTGGGCCTGTGCGATGAGTTCGTCGTGCACGGTCTGTGTCAGCCTCTCCGGTTGTCGTGCGGGTTGCCTCCGGCGGTTGTGCCGGGTGCCGGGTGCCTGCGGTGGCCTGTGCGGCTTCGGTGGGGGTGCGCGCAGCGCCTGCCGGGGTGCGGTGGGTCGGGGCCGCGCCGGGGGGTGTCCGTCCTCGGAACGGCGCGATGGGGTCGGATACCGACTAACCGTCCGTTGACGCGCCAACCGCTGCGGACGGACACCCCCCGACACGGCCCCTTCTCGCCGTGCGCGGCTGCGGGCGCGTCGTGGCCCGCCCCAGCTGCGGGCAGTCGTGCCTCAGCCCAGTGCCTTAAGGGCCTGGGAGGTACCCCCAGGGCGGCACGGGTGGGCGCAGCGGCACCCCGCTCCGCCGGGCTGCGGACCCACTCGGCCCCGGCAGCGGCGCCGGGTTGCTTACAGGCGCCCCAGGACCTGTGCCAGCAGTGAGCCCATCCTCGTGGCGGAGTCGCGGCCGGCCTGGAGGACCTCTTCGTGGTTGAGGGGCTCCCCGGTCATCCCCGCTGCCAGGTTCGTGACGAGGGAGATGCCCAGAACCTCCGCACCCGCCTCGCGCGCGGCGATCGCCTCCAGGACCGTCGACATGCCCACCAGGTCGGCCCCGATGACCCGGGCCATGCGGATCTCGGCCGGTGTCTCGTAGTGCGGGCCGGGGAACTGGGCGTAGACGCCCTCCTCCAGGGTGGGATCGACCTCCTTGCACAGGGCCCGCAGGCCCGGGGAGTAGAGGTCGGTGAGGTCGACGAAGTTGGCGCCGACGATCGGGGACGTCGCCGTGAGGTTGATGTGGTCGCTGATCAGGACCGGCTGGCCGGGGCGCATGCCCTCGCGCAGGCCGCCGCAGCCGTTGGTGAGGACGATCGTCTTGCAGCCGGCCGACACGGCGGTGCGGACACCGTGGGCGACGGCGGCCACGCCGCGGCCCTCGTAGTAGTGCGTGCGGCCGAGGAAGACGAGGGCGCGCTTGTTGCCGATCCGGTACGAGCGGATCTTGCCTCCGTGGCCCTCGACCGCCGGCGGCGGGAAGCCGGGCAGCTCGGTGACCTGGAGCTCCGCCTCGGGAGCGCCGAGGGCGTCCACGGCCGGGGCCCAGCCGGAGCCCATCACGAGGGCGACGTCGTGTGTCTCGGCGCCCGTGAGTTCGCGCAGGCGGGCCGCGGCGGCGTCGGCGGCGGCGTGGGGGTCGCCCAGGATGTCGTCCGGAAGAAGAGATGCGTTCACGCCGACGAGGGTAGCCGGTGATTGCCTACGCGCGTAGATGGCGGAGCTCACGGGGTGACGATCGTTGTCTTGTCGTTTCCGACGAAGAGAGGGTCAGCAGGGGCGCTTGCGGAGTTCCATCACGTAGTCGTGCGGGGCGCCGGCCGACTCGGCCGCGTCGGCGATCTCGCCCAGATTGCGGGCGGAGGGCAGACCGCCCTCGTAGGCGTTGAGGGTGAAGGCCCAGGCCTGCTCGTCACCCTCCAGGGTGTGGACCCGTACCCGCGTACGGCGGTAGATGTCGAGCCCCACACCCTCCCAGCGGTCGAGTGACTCCTCGTCCATGGGGGCGATGTCGTACAGCGCGACGAAGACCTGGGAGAGGGGGTCCTCGACGATCGTCGGCAGGGCACCCTCCCAGCCCATGTGCTCGCCGCCGAAGGTCAGCCGCCACCCGTTCAGCCAGCCGGTGGCGCGCAGCGGCGAGTGCGGGGCGCGGCGGGACATCAGCCGCGCGTCGAGGTTGCCGGCGTACGCGGCGTAGAGCGACATGGGGAGAGAGTACGGCAGGTACCCCGGGGTCACCCGCGTAACGGAGCCGCATCGGGCGGGCCCCGGGGCGGTGTCACGTCGAGGCGTGCGGGACAATGGAGTACGTGACTCGGATCGTGATCATCGGTGGCGGACCCGGCGGATACGAAGCGGCCCTGGTGGCCGCCCAACTCGGTGCGGAGGTGACCGTCGTCGACTGCGACGGTCTGGGCGGTGCGTCGGTGCTGACCGACTGCGTGCCGTCGAAGACCCTGATCGCCACGGCCGAGGTGATGACCACCTTCGACTCCTCGTACGAGGAACTGGGGATCATCGTCGCCGACGACACCCCGCATCTGGAGCAGAGCGCCCGGGTGGTCGGGGTCGACCTGGGCAAGGTCAACCGGCGTGTGAAGCGGCTCGCGCTCGCCCAGTCGCACGACATCACGGCCTCCGTGACGCGTGCCGGGGCGCGTGTCCTGCGCGGGCGCGGGCGGCTGGAGGGCATGCAGGCGCTCGACGGGTCCCGGAAGGTCGTGGTGCGCGCCGCCGACGGGAGTGAGGAGACCCTCACGGCCGACGCGGTGCTCATCGCCACCGGCGGGCACCCCCGTGAGCTGCCCGACGCCCTGCCGGACGGTGAGCGGATCCTGAACTGGACCCAGGTCTACGACCTCGACGAGCTCCCCGAGGAGCTGATCGTGGTCGGGTCGGGTGTGACCGGTGCCGAGTTCGCCGGTGCCTATCAGGCGCTGGGGTCGAGGGTGACGCTCGTGTCGTCGCGGGACCGGGTGCTGCCCGGTGAGGACCCGGACGCGGCCGCCGTGCTGGAGGAGGTCTTCCGGCGGCGCGGAATGAACGTCATGGGGCGTACCCGGGCGCAGTCCGCCAAGCGGGTCGGGGACCGGGTCGAGGTGACCCTCTCCGACGGGCGGGTCATCACCGGGTCGCACTGCCTCATGGCCGTCGGTGCCGTTCCGAACAGCTCGGGCATGGGGCTGGAGGAAGCCGGCGTCAGGCTGCGCGAGTCCGGTCACATCTGGACCGACAAGGTGTCGCGTACGACCGCTCCGGGCGTGTACGCGGCCGGTGACGTGACGGGCGTGTTCGCCCTCGCCTCCGTGGCCGCCATGCAGGGACGTATCGCCATGTACCACTTCCTGGGCGATGCCGTGGCCCCGCTGAACCTGAAGACCGTCTCGTCGAACGTCTTCACCGACCCGGAGATCGCCACGGTCGGCTACACCCAGGCCGACGTCGACGGCGGGAAGATCGACGCTCGGGGCGTGAAGCTGCCGCTGCTGCGCAACCCGCGCGCGAAGATGCAGGGCATCCGCGACGGCTTCGTCAAGATCTTCTGCCGGCCGGGGACCGGGATCGTGGTCGGCGGTGTGGTCGTGGCGCCGCGTGCCTCGGAACTGATCCACCCCATCTCGGTCGCGGTCGACAACAATCTGACAGTCGAACAGATTGCGAACGCCTTCACCGTCTATCCCTCGTTGTCGGGCTCGATCGCCGAAGTGGCACGGCAGTTGCACACCCGGAAGGACACCGGCGAGGGCTGAGGCCGCATCCGACTCCTCGCTGGTCACGGTGAGTGTTCGACCGTGCGGACGGCATAGGCGGGCGGACTAGGCCCTATACCACTTCCCGCTGCTCCGCGCGAACATCTTCTGCTATTCAGCGCAAACTGCTGAAAGCAGACGGTCGCTGGCGTTACTGTCAGTTTCGTGTTCGCTGCAGAACGTCGCCAATTGATCCTCGAAATGGTGCGAGCGAACGGGGCCGTGTCGCTCCGTGAGCTCGCCCGCGTCGTCCAGACCTCCGAAGTGACCGTACGGCGGGACGTGCGCGCGCTGGAGGCAGAAGGACTCCTCGACCGCCGGCACGGCGGTGCGGTACTGCCGGGCGGTTTCACGCGGGAGTCCGGCTTTCCGCAGAAGTCTCATCTCGCGACCGCCGAGAAGACCGCCATCGCCGACCTCGCCGCGAATTTCGTGGAGGAGGGCGAGGCGATCGTGGTCGGGGCGGGTACGACGACCCAGGAGCTGGCCCGCCGGCTCGCCCGGGTGCCCGGGCTGACCGTCGTCACCAACTCACTTCTCGTCGCGCAGGCGTTGGCCCATGCCAACCGGGTCGAGGTCGTGATGACCGGCGGTACGCTCCGCGGCTCCAACTACGCCCTGGTCGGCAGCGGTGCCGAGCAGTCCCTGCACGGGCTGCGGGTGTCGCGGGCGTTCCTGTCCGGGAGTGGTCTGACCGCGGAGCGGGGACTGTCCACGTCCAACATGCTGTCGGCGTCGGTCGACCGGGCGTTGGTGCAGGCCGCCGCGGAGGTCGTGGTCCTCGCCGACCACACCAAGCTCGGGACGGACACGATGTTCCAGACCGTGCCGACGGATCTCATCACCCGCCTCGTGACGGACGAACCGCCTGCCCACGACGATCGTGCGGCGACGGAGCTTCAGGCACTCGCCGATCAGGGAGTGCAGATCGCTGTCGCGGGGGCGCCGGGGGGTTCGGCGGGGGCGGGGAGCCCCGGGGGTGATGCCGTCCCGGCGCGTCAGCAGCGCCGGGATGTGCCGTTGCCCGGGCCTCGGAGGCAGGCGCCGGGGGCGGGGAGTGGGTTGCGGTCGGCCGCGATGCTCGGGGAGCAGAGTCCTGGGGCGGAGCGGGCCAGGGTTGCCGATCTGCGGCGGCGTTGACCCGACGGGTCAGCTGAGTCGCTGCTGATTGCCAGGTGCTCGGCGTTGTTGCCGGGGCGGTGTGGGTCGACAGCCTGGCGTGGAAAGGTGCCGCCGGCGGCTGCTGAGGCCGGGGCGTTGCGCAGCCCGGCGGTGCGGGGTGCCTCCCCCAAGCTCTTCGAGCAGGGGGTACCCCCAGCGCCCACCCGTGCCGCCCAAGCGGCATGACTGCCCGCAGCCAAGGCGGCTACGACTGCCCGCAGCCAGGGAACTAGGCCGGCCACGCCTGCCCGCGGCTGAGTGGAGACACCACCGGCGCGGCCCCGAGCCGGGGCCGCGCCGTAGGCGTTGTCCGGTTCGCTCAGTCCTTGATCTCGCAGATCGCCGCGCCGGACGTGACCGACGCGCCGATGTCCGCGCTGAGGCCCTTGATCGTGCCGGACTTGTGCGCGTTCAACGGCTGCTCCATCTTCATGGCCTCGAGGACGACGACGAGGTCGCCCTCCTTGACCTCCTGGCCCTCCTCCACCGCGACCTTGACGATGGTGCCCTGCATGGGGGAGGCGAGGGTGTCGCCGGAGGCGGCGGGGCCCGACTTCTTCGCCGCGCGGCGCTTGGGCTTGGCCCCGGCCGCGAGGCCCGTGCGCGCCAGGGACATGCCCAGGGACGCCGGGAGGGAGACCTCCAGACGCTTGCCGCCGACCTCGACGACCACCGTCTCGCGGCCCGGCTCCTCGTCCGCCTCCAAGGCGTCCGCAGCCGCCGTGAAGGGCTTGATCTCGTTGACGAACTCCGTCTCGATCCAGCGGGTGTGGACCGTGAACGGCCCGTCCTGGCCGTGCACCTCCGGCGCGAACGCCGAATCCCGCACCACCGCACGATGGAACGGGATCGCCGTCGCCATGCCCTCGACCTGGAACTCCTCCAGGGCACGGGCGGCCCGCTCCAGCGCCTCCTTGCGCGTGCGGCCGGTGACGATCAGCTTGGCCAGCAGGGAGTCCCACGCCGGGCCGATGACCGCTCCGGACTCCACGCCCGCGTCCAGCCGCACACCCGGGCCGGACGGCGGGGCGAACGTCGTGACCGTGCCGGGGGCCGGCAGGAAGTTGCGGCCCGGGTCCTCGCCGTTGATGCGGAACTCGAAGGAGTGACCGCGCAGCACCGGGTCGTCGTAGCCGAGCTCCTCGCCGTCGGCGATGCGGAACATCTCGCGGACGAGGTCGATGCCGGCGACCTCCTCGGTGACCGGGTGCTCCACCTGGAGGCGGGTGTTGACCTCGAGGAAGGAGATCGTGCCGTCGTTGCCGACGAGGAACTCGACCGTGCCGGCGCCGACGTAGCCGGCCTCCTTCAGGATCGCCTTGGAGGCCGAGTACAGCTGCTCCACCTGCGCGTCGGACAGGAAGGGGGCGGGCGCTTCCTCCACCAGCTTCTGGTGCCGGCGCTGGAGGGAGCAGTCACGCGTGGAGACCACGACCACGTTGCCGTGCTGGTCGGCGAGGCACTGGGTCTCGACGTGCCGCGGCTTGTCGAGGTAGCGCTCGACGAAGCACTCGCCCCGGCCGAAGGCGGCGACGGCCTCGCGGACCGCCGAGTCGTACAGCTCCGGCACCTCTTCCAGCGTCCGCGCGACCTTCAGACCGCGGCCACCGCCACCGAACGCCGCCTTGATGGCGATCGGCAGCCCGTGCTGCTCGGCGAAGGCGACGACCTCCTCCGCACCGGACACCGGGTCGGGCGTGCCCGCCACCAGCGGGGCGCCCGCGCGCTGCGCGATGTGCCGGGCCGCGACCTTGTCGCCCAGGTCGCGGATCGCCTGCGGGGGCGGGCCGATCCAGATCAGGCCCGCGTCCAGGACCGCCTGCGCGAAGTCCGCGTTCTCGGAGAGGAAGCCGTAGCCGGGGTGGATCGCGTCCGCGCCGGACTCGCGCGCGGCCTTCAGCACCTTCTCGATGTCGAGGTAGCTGGTGCCCGGCGTGTCACCGCCCAGGGCGAACGCCTCATCCGCGGCGCGGACATGCAGAGCGTCCCGGTCCGGGTCGGCGTAGACGGCCACGCTCTTGATGCCGGCATCCCGGCAGGCCCGGGCCACGCGGACAGCGATTTCGCCACGGTTGGCGATGAGCACCTTGCGCACGATGAGGCTCCCTCCTTGAAACAAGCCGAGTTTAGGGACTGCCGACACGGCACTTCGACCCGTCCCCAGTGGTGAGCTTTCCCACACGGAGCGTGATGCGAGGCTCGCTCGACCCGCGAAATCCCTTGTCGCGCAGCGGCAGGCAGTACTTCTCCGGCAAACCCTAGCCCTCCCCTGTGGCCAAGGTCTCTGTCATCACGTGCTGCGGGCCACTCGGTTTCTTTGTGGAGTCCCTACGAATGGCCCAATGATTCTTTGCCCGCCGCAGAACCCTTGTCCCAGGGTTTACCGGTGAGTAGCGTTCGCGATGTCTCGAACGTACTAGGGGTAAGTGGGTGGGCCCGGTGGTGCGCAGGCCGGTGGCGTGGGTCGTGGCGGTGGTGCTGTTCGGTGAGGCGCTCGGAGTCGCCGCGCTGAACTGGTTCCTCGGCGTCGTCGTCGACCGCCAGGAGATGTCCCTGGCCGGGCTCGACCCGCACATGATGTCCGTGTCGTCGAAGATCGGCGGGATCGCCTTCGGCCTCTACTTCGCGCTGTGCGGCCTGGTCGCCCTGCTGGTGGCGCTGCGGGACCGGCCCCCGGCGGGCTTCGGGCGGGTGCTGCTGGTCAGCGCGGCGGTCGTGCACGGCCTGCTCGGCGCCTTCACGTGGGGGCTCGTCGGCTGGCCCGCGTTCCTGTTCATGGTGCTGGTGCTCGGCCTGATCGTGCTGCTGCTCATGACGTACGACCGTCCGGCCGAGCCCGCCGACGCCGCGCCCCAGGGCCGGACGGGAGGCGACGGAACCCCGGTCACTTCTCCGCCGGCGCCCACAACTCCGTGATCCCGACGCCCAGTTCGGCGAGCAGCCGGCGGACGAGGGGCAGGCTGAGACCGATCACGTTGCCGTGGTCGCCGTCGATGCCGTCGATGAACGGGGCCGAGCGGCCGTCCAGTGTGAACGCACCGGCGACGTAGAGAGGTTCGCCGGAGG
This region of Streptomyces caelestis genomic DNA includes:
- a CDS encoding acetyl/propionyl/methylcrotonyl-CoA carboxylase subunit alpha, with protein sequence MRKVLIANRGEIAVRVARACRDAGIKSVAVYADPDRDALHVRAADEAFALGGDTPGTSYLDIEKVLKAARESGADAIHPGYGFLSENADFAQAVLDAGLIWIGPPPQAIRDLGDKVAARHIAQRAGAPLVAGTPDPVSGAEEVVAFAEQHGLPIAIKAAFGGGGRGLKVARTLEEVPELYDSAVREAVAAFGRGECFVERYLDKPRHVETQCLADQHGNVVVVSTRDCSLQRRHQKLVEEAPAPFLSDAQVEQLYSASKAILKEAGYVGAGTVEFLVGNDGTISFLEVNTRLQVEHPVTEEVAGIDLVREMFRIADGEELGYDDPVLRGHSFEFRINGEDPGRNFLPAPGTVTTFAPPSGPGVRLDAGVESGAVIGPAWDSLLAKLIVTGRTRKEALERAARALEEFQVEGMATAIPFHRAVVRDSAFAPEVHGQDGPFTVHTRWIETEFVNEIKPFTAAADALEADEEPGRETVVVEVGGKRLEVSLPASLGMSLARTGLAAGAKPKRRAAKKSGPAASGDTLASPMQGTIVKVAVEEGQEVKEGDLVVVLEAMKMEQPLNAHKSGTIKGLSADIGASVTSGAAICEIKD